The window TATTCACGATGACCTCCCAAGCATGGATGATGATGACATGAGACGGGGAAAGCCAACAAATCATAAAGTGTTTGGAGAAGCAATCGCAATCCTTGCCGGTGATGCGCTGTTAACCCAAAGCTTTGAGTTAATTGGAAACTTGCCATATGCGTCACCGGAAGTAAAGGTTAGGCTCATGACAGGTCTCTCCAAGGCTTCGGGAGCAGAAGGAATGGTAGGCGGGCAGGTTGCTGATATGGAAGGAGAGCGGCGGGATTTAACTCTTGAGGAACTGGAATCCATCCATATTAGAAAAACAGGCAGGCTGCTGGAATTCAGTATTTTTGCTGGTGCTGTTCTTTCGGGAGCCACAGAGGAACAGGTTAAGAGCTTGTCAGCTTTTGCCCATCATCTCGGCCTCGCCTTTCAAATTCGTGATGATATCCTGGACGTAATCGGGGACGAAGCGACAATTGGCAAACGAGTTGGAAGTGATACCCTGAATGAAAAGAGTACTTACCCAAAACTATTGACACTTGAAGGGGCCAAACAGGCTCTTGAAAAACAAAGCACTTTGGCAAATGAGCATTTGACAGCAACCGGGCTGGACACAGCAATGCTCAGGGAAATTGCTTCATTGGTTGCAAGCAGGAACAATTAAACTTGGTTAATTGAGGCTGAAAGGCAAGTATGATAGAATTATGAACACAATGATTATGCCGTTAACACGCTAGTGGTAGCGGCTAGTTTTTTAATAAACTGTGTTAATGGATATTGTTGATTTTATTAGCATTGTTGAATGGAGCGGAAGACGCGAAGACTCGTTCGAAAATGCAAAGACCGCATTTTCTCCTGCGATGCCTTTTCGGGGTAGGTTATTCAACGTCCTAACGGGAGAAAAGGTCAGTGGGAGACCCCACAGGCGCCTCGCGCCGAGGAGGCTCCCAGACCGCCCGTGGAAAGCGAAGCGTCTGCAGCGGAATTCAACAATGCTGTCATTTAACTTTTAATAAAATATGTGATAGTCTTGTCACGATTTTAGTGTTATACGAAGCAAAATTGTCGAGATTTTCTTGAGGAATCTGCCCATTCCTATATAATAAAAGAGTTAAGAAACTTCGGGCAGAATAAGCATGAAAGCGAGTGATCCTATTTGGATCTAACATCTATAAAAGATCCTTCCTTTTTAAAAAGGATGACCAATCCACAACTAGAGAAGTTAAGTAAAGAAATCCGCCAGTTTCTGATTGAGAAATTATCAGTAACGGGTGGCCATATCGGCCCAAACCTTGGTGTAGTAGAACTGACAATTGCTCTCCATAAATGCTTCGACAGCCCTAAGGATAAAATTCTTTGGGATGTCGGACATCAGTCTTATGTTCATAAAATTTTAACAGGGCGTGCATGCGACTTTGATACGCTGCGCCAATTTAAGGGAATGTGCGGTTTTCCAAAGCGTTCCGAAAGCGAGCATGATGTTTGGGAAACAGGCCACAGTTCAACATCCCTGTCTGCCGCAATGGGAATGGCGATAGCACGGGATATAAAGAAAGAGGACAGCTTTATTCTTCCTGTTATCGGCGATGGCGCACTTACTGGCGGAATGGCTCTTGAAGCCTTAAACCATATTGGGCATGAAAAGAAAAACATGATTGTCATTCTGAATGACAACGAAATGTCAATTGCCCCGAATGTAGGCGCGCTCCACAATGTATTGGGCCGCTTGCGCACTTCAGGGAAGTATAATGGGGTAAAAGATGAGCTAGAACTTTTGATTAAAAAGATACCCGCTGTTGGAGGCGTCCTGGCTGCAACTGCAGAGAGGGTAAAAGACAGCCTGAAGTATATGCTGGTATCCGGCATGTTTTTTGAGGAGATGGGTTTTACCTATTTAGGGCCGGTCGATGGCCATAATTTTGATGACCTGTTTGAAAATCTTGCTTATGCAAAAAAAACAGAAGGTCCTGTCATTATCCACGTTATTACCAAGAAGGGGAAAGGTTACTATCCAGCTGAATCGGATAAAATCGGTACCTGGCATGGAACCGGTCCTTACAAGATGGAGACGGGTGATTTTGTAAAACCTGCTTTTTCTCCGCCATCCTGGAGCGGATTGGTCGCTGAGACTGTTCGAAAAATTGCCAGGGAGGACGAGAGGGTTGTAGCGATTACACCAGCTATGCCAGTCGGTTCTAAGCTTGAAGGCTTCGCGTCGGAATTCCCTGACAGAATGTTTGATGTAGGGATAGCCGAACAGCACGCAACGACTGTTGCTGCCGGGCTTGCTACCCAAAATATGAAACCGTTTTTGGCGATATATTCAACTTTCCTGCAGCGGGCTTATGATCAGGTTGTCCATGATATCTGCAGACAAAATTTGAATGTCTTTATCGGAATCGACCGTGCCGGCCTCGTTGGTGCTGACGGTGAAACCCACCAGGGAGTATTCGATATTGCCTTTCTAAGGCATGTTCCTAATCTTGTACTTATGATGCCAAAGGATGAGAATGAAGGGCAGCATATGGTCAATACGGCGCTTAAGTACGACGATG is drawn from Bacillus sp. FJAT-18017 and contains these coding sequences:
- a CDS encoding polyprenyl synthetase family protein, with product MDNKSFEAFSKKYKQLVEEELRTAVHALEAPASLKESMSYSLNAGGKRIRPMLTFAAMDAFGKNPEDGVKAAAAIEMVHTYSLIHDDLPSMDDDDMRRGKPTNHKVFGEAIAILAGDALLTQSFELIGNLPYASPEVKVRLMTGLSKASGAEGMVGGQVADMEGERRDLTLEELESIHIRKTGRLLEFSIFAGAVLSGATEEQVKSLSAFAHHLGLAFQIRDDILDVIGDEATIGKRVGSDTLNEKSTYPKLLTLEGAKQALEKQSTLANEHLTATGLDTAMLREIASLVASRNN
- the dxs gene encoding 1-deoxy-D-xylulose-5-phosphate synthase — protein: MDLTSIKDPSFLKRMTNPQLEKLSKEIRQFLIEKLSVTGGHIGPNLGVVELTIALHKCFDSPKDKILWDVGHQSYVHKILTGRACDFDTLRQFKGMCGFPKRSESEHDVWETGHSSTSLSAAMGMAIARDIKKEDSFILPVIGDGALTGGMALEALNHIGHEKKNMIVILNDNEMSIAPNVGALHNVLGRLRTSGKYNGVKDELELLIKKIPAVGGVLAATAERVKDSLKYMLVSGMFFEEMGFTYLGPVDGHNFDDLFENLAYAKKTEGPVIIHVITKKGKGYYPAESDKIGTWHGTGPYKMETGDFVKPAFSPPSWSGLVAETVRKIAREDERVVAITPAMPVGSKLEGFASEFPDRMFDVGIAEQHATTVAAGLATQNMKPFLAIYSTFLQRAYDQVVHDICRQNLNVFIGIDRAGLVGADGETHQGVFDIAFLRHVPNLVLMMPKDENEGQHMVNTALKYDDGPIAMRFPRGNGIGVPMDEELKQIPIGSWEVLKEGEDAAILTFGTTVPMALEAAAALEKRGVSVKVVNARFIKPLDEAMLTEILGKGMPILTIEEAVLQGGFGSSVLEFAHDHGFFKAVIDRMGIPDQFIEHGSVDLLLEEIDFTVDSAISRLSVLAAKKQQRA